CATTTCTGGAACACTAGTTTTATTCTTTCCTCATGAAAGTCACAGCTGAGTTTCATCCCTGTTACTTTGGACTGATACCCACAGACACTCACCCCTCTCCTGTGACCCCAGCCCTGCTCTTATCACACCCCCAGCAGTTCATTTCTGTTCAGTGACACTGTCCTGGTACCAGTGCTAGTATTCCTGAAGCCACGTGATAAATCTGATCAGGGCAAAAGCATTCCAAATCAAAACTAATACTCCTTTACTTTTGCTCTCCTCCATGGAAAAAATTCCCTCATGCCTTCAGAAGTTGTGTCTTAAAATGTAGGTGGTTTTGCAGTGACATTGGCTGCTATGCAAGTTACCCTAGGTTTGCCCAGTCAATCTGAAATACTCCTCTTGAAGCTGAAGTTACGTCCAAACTTTCGAAACAAGGCTCCTCATGGAATCTACCGTAATCACAGAAGGAACACAATTCTGAAAAAACACTATGGTTTCTTTGTACCAAGTTTAGCCACCTTAATTTTCAAAAGGATCGCTTAATGATAGCAATAAATTTGTTAGTAAGACCTGAAAAACCACACATTATTTAAAAACTCCCTTAATATATACAAGACAATTTAttacatttgcattaaaaaagcaaaatagtaTGTATAATTCCAGGTAATTGaggtcatatatatatatataaatttattagACAACACAATTTAAGTTCTCCATCAGAAAACTACATACCATTTTTGTGAAAACCCTGaacttgattttcatttttatgtttccaGGCAGAAATGTTACAAGTTGTATTTTGACCAAATACTGTactgtgtggttttgctttttggaaacaggattgCTTCTCTGGAGATTTTGCTCTCAGCAACTGATTGTCCTTATGGTTTAAAACAGTACACTCCTAGGTTAATaaggaaaagttaattttaaaacctttttcacAAAAATTCCCCCAAAGAAACAAGATCCAAACTTACTACCTAAAAATTTCAAGTTACAATTAGTACTTTAtagcctcccacctctccccttcTGAAATAAAAGGTAATGTCTTCTCTGTACAAATCTTTGAAATTTGTGCTGTCAGCCAGAACCTCCTTTCAGAGCACACATGCTCTGAATGACCCAGACTGGATTCTTTTAGCCAGCAACGTgcatgctttttaattttcattctttgtggGCTCTCTGTTGTGAGAGTTGAATGAAGTACTTGATGCCTCCACACTTAAGTCCTAATCCAAAATGCAAAGTTGGGCTTAGTCAGGATCTAAGCAGTTGAAAGACTAGCAGTGGGAGAAGGCAGCTGCATGACATTGGTGAGTCTCTAGGACAGGTTTGGTGTTAGACCATTTATTCCAATGAGTACATTCACATGTATAATCCATGTCCAACAGGGTGAGTGGTGCAAGACCTCAGAGTagatggcttttttgtttttttaaagataaactaTCCATCTATTCCTCCTGTAAGGGCACAGTTACCCTAATCTTAAATGAGCAGTTCAAAATTTGATGTCAATAGTCTATAAAACACCATCAATCTGCTCTTTACCTTGGCAGAGAAGTGGCTATTAGCATGTCAGATACAGAAGTTAAGTCAGGGCTGAATGGGCTTACTTGAGGTTTTTTATAATCTGGTACTACTGGTCAGTACTGTCTCTCCTTCAAGGACTGTAAACAACACTAAGTAGTAGACCATAAGCTACTAAGTTTATAAGACCATAATTACTAAGTGAGAGGAGATGATCTTCGCTCTCTCCTCCAAAGAAACTAGCTTTGCTTCCCATTCTGTAGAAGAAGTAGAACTCCTTCCCATCAGTGACAAGATTAAGAGCTTGGGAGTCTTGCTAGATATGTATTATCTTTTgtaatttgttttgttcttaagaTAGGTCATCAAAGGGCTTGTAATCAAGAGATTGTACCCAAGCAGCAAGTTCCCCACCAAGTCAGCATGCCAGCTATGGTCTAGGAAACTTGAGGCCAGACAATGAAAAGTAGCAGCAATTTTTCCCCAAAGATGTGCTTGTCCACAGGCACATATTTAAAAACTTAGCGATAAAAAGAGCAGcaagaacaacagaaacaaaaataagagaCAGACTGCAATGCATCAGAAGCCATGAGAAGCCTCACAACTACCCTTCACGCATATACCTCAGTTTCCCCTGAAACTACCTCTGCCTTTGTCATAGAACACATTAATTTTATTGCCAGCTTATGGTATTTGTCCCGCATTTATTCCTTGTGTTCAACATAATACTTGAAATGATGCTACATTAACACATTCTCTATTATCACCTGACAGTCTCTCCCCCTCAGGCTCCCTGAAACTGAATAAAACAGGGAACAGATGCTTTAGATGGGAAACCTATCACTTCTGTATCACAATTTAACTCCTACCTTTGTTCTAAGATGAGATTTATTCTGAAACACGTTAGTATTCACATCATTTTCTCTGCAACTGTTTTCAGCCCCCGCAGTATCCATAATGCTGCTTCCACAAGTCTGTGTATTATAACCACTGTCCACCTGAAATCAAGAAACAGGGCTTTAAAAATCTACTGCAATTTAACACCAATAAACCCCTCAGATTCTCATACCTGATACGACTTGCATTTGATTAACAGAACTTAATCCAACAAATTTTCAGTTAATAACAAAAGCAAATTGTAAACGGGTCTGTCAGAATTGGTTTTGGATTAAGTTTATTACTATGCATAGTAACACAAAAAAATTTCGTAATTGCTACGCTAACTCCACTGAGACGAAAAAGGAGATGGGCCGGAAAGAATAAAAGTAACAATACCACCTGCATGCCACATCCAATAAGAGAAAATAGACAATTACTTCCAGAATGGTATACATAGTGAAAGTTACCATGTCAAGTTCAGTTttacagagaagcaaaaaaagatttttatttttacctgaatACTACTGTTGTCACAAGGAATTACACTGCTTTCTGCAAGAGGTGACATGCACATGCGAGAGTTTTCAATACTGAAAGTAATCCCTGTCATAAAGCTGGTCATTGGTGCATTGCTATTGCCAATTGTTTCTTTTATCCAAGCGTTTTCCTCTGACACTTCAGCTGCATCAGCCATATCTACGGTATTATTTTCCTTTGAGCCTTCTATATCCTGAAATGATGACAACCTTTGACAACAAGCTTCTGAGTGATCTGGTGCAATAGACACAGTTGCTACCACGAGATGTGTACCATGTGCAAAAGTATCACTGTCTTGCTGACATAAGTTTATTCCATTATCCATTTCTGGGAACCGAGCTTCTGCTGGAGAAGCATTTTCCTTGTCTTCCTCATCCACACCGTGGTTCTCAACTGCAATTGGTATTCTAATGACAGAAGTCTGATACTGGGCAGTTCCTCTACAAGCTCCAAGCCTCATAGGAGAACAATTTTTAATTGGAGAACAACCATCTATATAAGGACTTCTTGTACTTGGGGGTGTCATTCTACTTGAGGAAGAAGGAATATCTGGAGAACGAAATGTAAATTTTCTTTGGTCTGTAAAAAACAACAAAGTTATTCTATCAGATATCAGACGGAATTAAAGTCATCATCCTCAAAGCTGTAGAGTCTTTCGAATAATTATAGCCAACTACATAGTGTTTCACTGACCTCTGTCTCTCAGCTCCAAGgccttcttaaaaaaaccaaaacaacaacaacagaaaaaaacccccaaaaccaaacacccaaaaaccaaaccaccagcaCATTTAAACTATCATGGTAAAGGCAAGTTTTCATCCCATTTTTACCACCAAATTTGTTTCCTATGACATGGTTTGCTCTATTAGAGGCCTTGCATTTTCAAATGTCAACACTACATAGTGTTCAAAGGAAAATGTGTGAAGGCTGGTTCTGTGGCTTTTTTCCAAATACCAATACACATATTCTataggcatttaaaaaatttaGGGCAGCAGTAGTTTTCAAGAAAATCAAATAAGTGAGAAAACACCTATGCTATCTCCACATATAATGGTGTTGAAATACCACAAGGCTCATCAGAGCAAAATCTTGTATAAACATGACAACATGTCTTAGCAGGTAATGGACAAAACGGGAAATACATTTCCTAGAGCAATAAGGACACAAAATGTTCATGATTTCTTCACTAGCCAGTTTAATTTCAAATAATCTTCACGATCACATGATTTGAAAACTCAGCTTAACATTCTTTGTCCAATTAAAATGCTTCAAGTTGTGCCAAATCACAATTCTGACCTGATTTAGTTCAGGCATATGGCTTTAAAACCCCTCCTCACACTAGATtaatcctttaatttttttttttttctaattaggtCACAATTCcttcttctaaaatattttcctgagttGATTTTTTTGCAAGCAGATACACTTCACAGTTTCACATCATTAAGATATTTCACTGATAAACAGTATATGTGTCATATAGAAGGGGACTGCTAGTCTGCCAAGCACAGTAACTTgtctctgaagagaaaaatttccagtaagaATGCAGCAGGTTTTataatataaatatgtaaatcaAGAAAGTATAACAGATATACAATTAAACCATACCTGACAGTGGTGTCTTTCTGATGTGAAAAGCAATTGGTGAAAAAGTAGGAGAACCATTATGTGC
Above is a genomic segment from Accipiter gentilis chromosome 13, bAccGen1.1, whole genome shotgun sequence containing:
- the BORA gene encoding protein aurora borealis isoform X1, translated to MGDTKEAKMQITPETPGRVTVLNPFESPSDYYTLQEQIVSSPSVFKSTKSSPTPGKFRWSIDQLALINPVEIDSEDVRRQAMYLSHARIDKETEDRRQKAIEEFFTKRLIVPSPWTEHEGKQVSQFNSTKSIDLNYISPIRRQLTLHPGKSNAACQTVLSLPVDFNLEKILGEYFRTDEFADQSQENLSSSSLRRKLFLEENGSVSECLSPSLHSPRSSQPLEVLCSIDISPVRCRSPLETSSSGQFSSSPIQGGTRAYSLGSITSPTFPEGSPAHNGSPTFSPIAFHIRKTPLSDQRKFTFRSPDIPSSSSRMTPPSTRSPYIDGCSPIKNCSPMRLGACRGTAQYQTSVIRIPIAVENHGVDEEDKENASPAEARFPEMDNGINLCQQDSDTFAHGTHLVVATVSIAPDHSEACCQRLSSFQDIEGSKENNTVDMADAAEVSEENAWIKETIGNSNAPMTSFMTGITFSIENSRMCMSPLAESSVIPCDNSSIQVDSGYNTQTCGSSIMDTAGAENSCRENDVNTNVFQNKSHLRTKECTVLNHKDNQLLRAKSPEKQSCFQKAKPHSTVFGQNTTCNISAWKHKNENQVQGFHKNDSMRSLVSKVWT
- the BORA gene encoding protein aurora borealis isoform X2 — translated: MGDTKEAKMQITPETPGRVTVLNPFESPSDYYTLQEQIVSSPSVFKSTKSSPTPGKFRWSIDQLALINPVEIDSEDVRRQAMYLSHARIDKETEDRRQKAIEEFFTKRLIVPSPWTEHEGKQVSQFNSTKSACQTVLSLPVDFNLEKILGEYFRTDEFADQSQENLSSSSLRRKLFLEENGSVSECLSPSLHSPRSSQPLEVLCSIDISPVRCRSPLETSSSGQFSSSPIQGGTRAYSLGSITSPTFPEGSPAHNGSPTFSPIAFHIRKTPLSDQRKFTFRSPDIPSSSSRMTPPSTRSPYIDGCSPIKNCSPMRLGACRGTAQYQTSVIRIPIAVENHGVDEEDKENASPAEARFPEMDNGINLCQQDSDTFAHGTHLVVATVSIAPDHSEACCQRLSSFQDIEGSKENNTVDMADAAEVSEENAWIKETIGNSNAPMTSFMTGITFSIENSRMCMSPLAESSVIPCDNSSIQVDSGYNTQTCGSSIMDTAGAENSCRENDVNTNVFQNKSHLRTKECTVLNHKDNQLLRAKSPEKQSCFQKAKPHSTVFGQNTTCNISAWKHKNENQVQGFHKNDSMRSLVSKVWT
- the BORA gene encoding protein aurora borealis isoform X3, with protein sequence MYLSHARIDKETEDRRQKAIEEFFTKRLIVPSPWTEHEGKQVSQFNSTKSIDLNYISPIRRQLTLHPGKSNAACQTVLSLPVDFNLEKILGEYFRTDEFADQSQENLSSSSLRRKLFLEENGSVSECLSPSLHSPRSSQPLEVLCSIDISPVRCRSPLETSSSGQFSSSPIQGGTRAYSLGSITSPTFPEGSPAHNGSPTFSPIAFHIRKTPLSDQRKFTFRSPDIPSSSSRMTPPSTRSPYIDGCSPIKNCSPMRLGACRGTAQYQTSVIRIPIAVENHGVDEEDKENASPAEARFPEMDNGINLCQQDSDTFAHGTHLVVATVSIAPDHSEACCQRLSSFQDIEGSKENNTVDMADAAEVSEENAWIKETIGNSNAPMTSFMTGITFSIENSRMCMSPLAESSVIPCDNSSIQVDSGYNTQTCGSSIMDTAGAENSCRENDVNTNVFQNKSHLRTKECTVLNHKDNQLLRAKSPEKQSCFQKAKPHSTVFGQNTTCNISAWKHKNENQVQGFHKNDSMRSLVSKVWT